The following nucleotide sequence is from Lacinutrix sp. Hel_I_90.
TTAGCCCAAAATAAGCACTAATATTATTCGAAACATCATAAATACCACCACTTAAAAAATTTGCAGAGCTAATAAATCTGCTTTTATGGTAACTATGAGACTGAATGGTGAGTGTGACGGCAATAAACAATAAAAATGCAAACAACAGAAACGTTTTGTTTCGCAGTATGAAGTTTACTATTTGTTGCATTTAATTGGGGAGATTTATTTTATCAATACACTCTTGTATTTTGGTATGTTTTTAAGTGTTATTCCTGTTCCACGCACTACAGCACGTAAAGGGTCTTCCGCAATGTAAACGGGTAAATCTGTTTTTTGAGACAAACGCTTATCTAAACCACGAAGCATTGAGCCACCACCCGCTAAATAAATACCTGTGTTGTAAATGTCTGCTGCTAATTCAGGAGGTGTTTGAGATAAGGTTTCCATTACCGCATCTTCTACTCGCAATATAGATTTATCTAGAGCTTTTGCAATTTCACGATAAGAAATTTGTACCTGTTTAGGCTTTCCTGTTAATAAATCACGACCTTGAACGCTCATGTCTTCAGGAGGAAGATCTAAATCTTCAGTAGCTGCTCCAATCTGAATTTTTATTTTTTCAGCAGTACGTTCACCAACATATAAGTTGTGCTGTGTACGCATGTAATAAATGATATCATTAGTGAAAACGTCGCCTGCAATCTTCACCGACTTGTCACATACAATTCCACCTAAGGCGATTACTGCAATTTCTGTGGTTCCACCTCCAATGTCTACAATCATATTTCCTTTAGGCTGCATAATATCGATGCCAATACCAATAGCAGCGGCCATAGGTTCGTGAATGAGGTAGACTTCTTTACCATTTACACGTTCAGCACTTTCTTTCACCGCACGCATTTCTACTTCTGTAATTCCAGAAGGAATACAAATAACCATACGTAATGCGGGTGTAAATAATTTCTTTTTTAAAGCAGGAATGTTTTTTATAAACATGCTAATCATTTGCTCCGAAGCATCAAAATCGGCAATAACACCATCTTTTAATGGTCTAATCGTCTTAATGTTTTCATGCGTTTTACCTTGCATCATATTGGCTTGCTGGCCGACAGCAATAATTTTTCCCGAAATACGATCACGAGCAACAATAGACGGCGCGTCAACAACCACTTTATCATTATGAATTATTAGCGTGTTTGCCGTTCCTAAATCTATAGCGATTTCCTCAGTTAAGAAGTCAAAAAATCCCATATGTTCGTGTAATTATTTGGGTTAAAAAAAAGTATGTGTAAAAGTAATAAAATTGAGCAAAAAAATACAGTTTATTACACTTTGTTGTATAAATAATTTATAAAGATATAATTTTTTAAAATTACCGTATACTTTAAAGGGGGAAACTGAATAAAAAAAGCCTCAGTTTTAGCTGAAGCTTTAATGAATTTATAATAATGAATACTACTTTTTTTGTTTAGTGCTTAAAATGTCTCGTTCCTGTGAATACCATAGATACGCCATTATCATTACAATAATCGATACTCAATTGATCTTTTATTGAACCACCAGGTTGAATAACAGAGGTAATGCCAGCCTTATCGGCAATTTCAACACAGTCAGGAAACGGAAAAAAAGCATCACTCGCCATCACACTGCCTTTTAAATCAAAATTGAAAGCTTGTGCTTTGTGAATGGCTTGATTTAAGGCGTCTACACGACTGGTTTGTCCGGTGCCACTAGCACATAATTGTTTGTCTTTCACTAAAACAATCGTATTCGACTTCGTATGTTTACAAATTTTTGAAGCAAAAATTAAATCATCTAACTCTGCAGATGTGGGCGCTTTTTCTGTTGCTTTTGTAGTGTTTTCTTTTTGGTCTGTGACCGTATTTCTATCTTGAACTAAGACACCGTTCAAACAGGTTCTTACGGTTGTTTGTGCTAATGCTGCCTCTTTTAAAACTAAAAGAATACGATTCTTTTTTCCTTTTAGGATTGTTTCAGCTTCAGTTGAAAATGAAGGTGCAATAACCACTTCACAAAATAAGTTATGAATGTCTTCTGCTGTAGCGGCATCAATTTCAGAATTTGCAATTAAAACACCACCAAACGCAGAAACAGGATCGCCAGCTAAAGCATCAACATAAGCTTGGTGCAAAGTGTCGCGTTGTGCTAAACCACAGGCATTGTTATGTTTTAAAATAGCAAAAGTTGGTGCGTCATTTTTAAATTCGTCCATTAAATTCACAGCGGCATCAACATCTAAAAGGTTGTTATAGCTTAATTCTTTACCATGAAGTTGTGTGAACATGGCCTCAAAATCGCCAAAGAAAAAACCACGTTGATGTGGGTTTTCACCATAGCGTAATACTTTTCCGTCGGTTTCAGAAATTTTTAAAGTTGGAATCTCTTGGTTTTTATTGAAGTAATTAAAGATTGCCGAGTCATAATGTGACGACACATTAAAGGCTTTTGCTGCAAATGTTTTTCTGTCGTCTTCAGATAAATTGCCTTTTTTGTCTGTAATTAATTCTAAAAACTGAGCATAATCATTAACAGAAGAGACGCAAATAACATCTGCATAGTTTTTAGCCGCTGCACGAATTAATGAAATACCGCCAATGTCTATTTTTTCAATAATATCTTGGTTACTTGCTCCAGAAGCCACTGTTTTTTCAAAAGGGTATAAATCTACAATCACCACATCAATTTGCGGTATGTTATATTCTTTCATCTCTGTAACATCGCCGTCGTGATTCTGCCGGTTGAGAATACCTCCAAATACTTTAGGGTGTAATGTTTTTACACGGCCGCCAAGAATAGAAGGATACGAGGTTACTTCTTCAACAGGAACGACTTTGATTCCTAGATCATTAATGAATTTTTCGGTGCCACCAGTAGAATAGATAGTAACGCCTTGTTGGTCTAGTTCTTTAACAATTGGTGCTAAGCCTTCTTTGCTAAATACAGAAATTAATGCAGATTTAATTGTTTTGTTATTGCTCATTAGTAGTTGTGTTAATAAGCCGTCAAATTTACGCAAAAGGAAGTAGTTTTTTTAAAAAATGGTAATGTCTTTTTAACTAAAAGTGGGAGTTATTAACAAGAGTTGTCAATACTTAAAAAACACTCTATATTTTAGAGCATGGGACTTAAGTAGAAAAGAACTTTGGGGTAGTACATAGACAATAGGCTATTCCATGCTTATGTAGTGCTGTTAATTTTGTTTTTGCTAACGGAGTTTATACTTATTTTAATAAATAGAACTCTAGGATGGAAGTGTCTTCTAACGTCTATAGATGTTATCTTAACCTATTACACTTTAGTGGTTTATTTTAAAGGGACTTTAATCCTTTTACTTTGTAAAAAAATAACAAATAGAACCTTATCAGGAGTTTTTATTACTTCTTTGGGAATAGTTTTTTTGTATGATAATACTGATGAGGTGAATTATCTGATTATTGGTTATTTCAAGTTATTTATTCTTGTTGTTTTTTTATTCCTTTTCTTTTCGGCTTTCTTTAAAAGGGAATTAAAAAGGGACTAAATTATTTCAGAAACCTTTTCACAAACAAACTCTAAGAAGCGCTCATCGGCTTCAGTAAAAGGGTCTGGTGTGTTCGAATCAATATCGATTTGTCCAATATTTTCTCCATTAACAAAAATAGGGATCACTATTTCTGCCTTCACAGTAATACTACAGGCGATATAGTTGTCTTGCGCTGCAACGTCTGGGACAACAAAATTCTTATTACTAAGCGCTACTTGCCCGCAAATACCCTTTCCAAACGGAATAATGGTGTGATCTGTAGGCTCGCCTACATAAGGCCCTAATTTTAATTCATTTTTATCACCATTCTTAAAATAAAAGCCCACCCAATTATAATGCTCTATATTGGCTTCAAGAAGTTCGCAGATTTGCATTAAACGTTGATTGACTGTTTTTTCGGTATTGGAAAGAATAGTTTCAGCTTGTAGTTTTAATGTGTCAAAAGTCATTGTGATAAAAATTTTGGTAAAAGTATTTAAAAAGGCTTAATTTCAACCTTTCAAAATCTATAAATATTAATAAAAATTTATTGAAAGCCCTCATTTTAAAATACAAGTCTGTAATTAAGTTTATTCTCACCTTTTTGGTGGTCTATATTGTTTTGTCTTTTGGGTATAGATGGTATTTAAATGCTTCTGAAGATTCTTCATATTATCCAGATTACGTAACGCATCAGGTCGCTAAACAGTCAGAATTACTTTTAAACGCAATAGGGTATAAGGCGGAAGTTGTTAAGCATCCCGAAGAACTTTCCATGAAATTAATAATTCGTGGTAAATATCTAGCGAGAGTGGTGGAAGGTTGTAATGCGTTAAGCGTAATTGTTCTCTTTATTTCTTTTATCGTGGCATTTTCAGGTAGATTTAAAACAACAGCACTCTTTTTAATCTTTGGAAGTCTTATCATTTACATTGTAAATGTGTTAAGGATAGTTGTGCTTTCCATTGGGTTATACCATTATCCTGAGCGCAGCGAAATACTACATGTTGTGATTTTTCCAGCCCTTATTTATGGGTTTGTTTTTGTATTATGGATGCTATGGGTTAATAAATTTTCTAACATAGGGACAACTAAGTGATGATTTCTAAAAAATACATAGGATTGTTTTTCTTAGTCGGTTTGCTCGTTTTGGTGCGTGCCTTTGAAAATGAATTGTTTTACGACCCGTACTTAACGTTTTTTCAAAGTGACTATCTCTACATCGATTCTCCACGCCGTGAAGTATTTAAGCTGACGCTTTATACTACGCTTCGGTTTTTGATAAATACAGTGGTTTCGTTAGCTATTTTATATGTGTTTTTTAAAGATTGGACCATTATTAAATTTTCAGTTTTAGTTTATGGTTTTAGCTATGTCGTACTTATTTTGCTGTTTCTTTATTTTGTAACCAACCCTAAACAGGAAGATTATGTTACGTTTTTTAATATTCGTCGTTTTTTAATTCAGCCGTTGTTGTTGTTGCTTTTACTACCAGCATTTTATTACAACAGAAAAACAGTGTAGTTACTGTTAAATTTGTGCAAAGGGGCTTTGTGATTTTTGGTTTTTATTACCTTTGTAGCGTGAAACAAAAGTCTCTACATAAAGTGCTCTCTTTCGTTATGGCTTTCGCCGTATTGTTTTCAACGCTATCTTTTACTGTTGAATCTCATTACTGTGGTAGCCGTTTGGTAGATACTGCTGTTTTTACAAAGGTTAAAAGCTGTGGTGGTATAGAAACGTCAGCTAAAACACCCATAAAAAAAGGATGTTGTCATGATAAAGTAGAGGTTCTAAAAGGTCAAGATGAATTAAAACGCAGTAGTTTTGATACTTTAGATTTTGACCAACACACTATTTTACTGGCTTTTGTTTTGGTAAATAATAGTTTTTTTGAAAGCTTGCCAAAGCAAACCATTCCTCATGAACATTACACGCCACCCAATCTTATTTACGATATCACTGTTTTAGATGGTACTTTCCTGATTTGATTAAATAGCTTCTTATTATAATATTTTCGCCTTCTCGGAAATGAAAAAGAATATTTAATAATCAACTATTTTAAAATGATACATACCTATACCGTTACAGGCATGACCTGTAATGGCTGTAAAGCTTCAGTTGAAAAACACCTGAATGCATTACCAAACGTAAAAAATGCTTTTGTAGATTTAGACAGTGCTCAAGCAACGATAGAAATGTCTGAACCTATTTCAATAAAAGAATTAGAGGACGCATTACCTAAGACCTATTTAATTTCCAAAAAGCCAGTTCAAAAGGGCTCTAAAACATCAGAAACAGAAGACGATAAAAGCGACCTTCAACAATTAAAACCATTATTTTTAATCTTTGGTTATATTACTATCGCCTCAATATTAATGCATTATAAGGCTTGGGATTGGGCTAGCTTTATGCTCGATTTTATGGGACTATTTTATATCGTTTTTAGCTTCTTTAAAATTTTAGATTTAAAAGGATTCCCAGAATCTTTTAAAATGTACGACCCTTTGGCAAAAGCAATTCCTGCTTATGCCAAAGTGTACCCTTTTGTGGAACTGGTTTTAGGACTGTCCTTCTTAATGCGGCTTCAAATTCCACTAGCTTTAATTGCAACTATTGTTATTTTAGGCATTACCACTTTTGGAGTTTCAAAAGCACTATTGAGTAAGCAATCGATGCAATGTGCCTGTTTAGGTACGGCCTTAAAATTGCCTATGACTAAAGCTACTTTTATTGAAAACACAATTATGATTATCATGGCGATACTCATGTTACTAAAAACGTTTAGCTTATGAAAAAGTTACTAATCATATTTGTTTTATTACCTGTTTTTATGTTTTCTCAAAATGAGGTAAGCGGCATTATTACTGAGCTTGATTCTAGTAACGAGATTTCTGCTTTAGTAGGTGCTAATGTCTATTGGTTAAACACTAATGTTGGAACGGTAACCGATTTTAATGGTAAGTTTTCTCTTGAATATAAGAACGCGTATTCAAAACTAATAGTTAGTTATGTAGGTTATAAAACCGACACGATTACAGTCAATACGCCAAAGTATATTAAACATATTTTGAAGGCAACAAGCGCGTTGGATGAAGTTAACATTTCGGCGAGGAGTAAAGCAACAGCAAAATCCTATTTACAATCACAAAACATATTGACTGTGAGTAGCGATGAATTATTAAAAGCGGCCTGTTGTAACCTGGCTGAAAGTTTTGAAACCAATCCGTCCATTGATGTTAATTTTGCTGATGCCGTTACTGGTACGCGAGAAATAAAAATGTTGGGGTTAACCAGTCCGTATATATTAATTGCCACAGAAAATATGCCATCTATTCGTGGTGCATCGCAAGCCTTTGGTCTCAGTTTTATACCAGGAACCTGGGTAGAAAGTATTCAAATTACAAAAGGCGCTGGTAGTGTGGTTAATGGTTACGAAAGTATCGCAGGTCAAATTAATACCGAGTTGGTAAAACCAACCACCGACAATAAGTTTTTTGTTAATGCCTACGGTGCTGCCAATGGGAGATTAGAGTTAAATACACATTTTAACACAAAAGTGAGTGATAAATGGCAGACAGGTTTGTATTTACATGGCAATTCGAGGCATGAAAAATTTGATGGAAATGACGATTCTTTTTTAGATATGCCATTGGCAAAACAAGTTAATGTGATGAATCGCTGGCAGTATACAAACCAAGAAAAAGGATTGGTTAGTTTTATTAATTTTAAATATTTAAACGATCAAAAGCAAACAGGACAAACTAATTTTAATCCAGAAACCGATAAATTAACCATTAATAATTGGGGAAGTGAAATAGATACGGAACGGTATGAGATTTCAGCAAAATTAGGGTATGTAAATGCTGAGTTGCCTTGGCAAACGATAGGCTTCCAAACGGCTTTTAGTGGCCATGAACAAAACTCCTATTTTGGTTTAAACGTGTATGATATTAATCATAATAGTTTGTATACAAATGCGATTTATAACAGCATAATTAGCGATTCTAGGCACAAAATTAAAACAGGATTAAGCTATACTTATGATCATTATGATGAAGTTGTGGATGCTGAGGCGTTTGAAAGAACAGAAAATTCAATTGGTGCTTTTTTCGAATACAATTATGATAGTTTAGAAAAATTAAATCTTACGGCAGGTTTACGTGTAGATCATCATAATTTGCTAGGGACATTTGTGACACCTCGTTTCCATTTGCGCTATACAGCCTGGGAAAAAGGAGTGTTTAGAGCCTCGTTTGGTAGAGGTAAGCGTAGTGCTAATATTTTTGCTGAAAATCAAAAGTTATTTGCCACGGCACGTGCAATAAACATTGTAGACTCTAATGGGAAGATTTATGGGCTTAATCCAGAAATAGCATGGAATTATGGCGTGTCTTTTTTGCAGGGCTTTAGATTATTTGATAGAAAAGGAGACGTGACACTGGATTATTACAGAACCGATTTTAAAAATCAGGTGGTTGTTGATTACGAAAATCCGCAGGAAGTAAATTTCTATAATTTAAAAGGGGATAGTTATGCAAATAGTTTTCAAATTGAAGTGAATTATGAGCCTTTTGATCAATTTGATGTAAGACTAGCGTATAAAAATTATGATGTAAATACACAGTATAATTCTGGGAAATTGGAAAAGCCCTTAACGCCGAAGCATCGGTTTTTTGCCAATGTTTCTTATGAAACACAGGTGAATAATAACTCAAAATGGAAATTTGATGCCACATTTAATTGGTTGGGTGAACAACGCTTTTCTTCAACACGTGGTAATCCATTGCCATATCAATTACCAGACTATTCGCCAAGCGTGGGTACTTTAAATACACAGATAACAAGAGTGTTCTCTCCAAAATTCGAAGTTTATATAGGGGCAGAAAACATTACAAATACAAAACAAAATAATCCTATTTTAGCTGCAAATGATCCGTTTGGTTCAAGTTTTGATACTACGTTTGTATATGGTCCAATTTTTGGAGCAAATTATT
It contains:
- a CDS encoding rod shape-determining protein translates to MGFFDFLTEEIAIDLGTANTLIIHNDKVVVDAPSIVARDRISGKIIAVGQQANMMQGKTHENIKTIRPLKDGVIADFDASEQMISMFIKNIPALKKKLFTPALRMVICIPSGITEVEMRAVKESAERVNGKEVYLIHEPMAAAIGIGIDIMQPKGNMIVDIGGGTTEIAVIALGGIVCDKSVKIAGDVFTNDIIYYMRTQHNLYVGERTAEKIKIQIGAATEDLDLPPEDMSVQGRDLLTGKPKQVQISYREIAKALDKSILRVEDAVMETLSQTPPELAADIYNTGIYLAGGGSMLRGLDKRLSQKTDLPVYIAEDPLRAVVRGTGITLKNIPKYKSVLIK
- the purH gene encoding bifunctional phosphoribosylaminoimidazolecarboxamide formyltransferase/IMP cyclohydrolase, with amino-acid sequence MSNNKTIKSALISVFSKEGLAPIVKELDQQGVTIYSTGGTEKFINDLGIKVVPVEEVTSYPSILGGRVKTLHPKVFGGILNRQNHDGDVTEMKEYNIPQIDVVIVDLYPFEKTVASGASNQDIIEKIDIGGISLIRAAAKNYADVICVSSVNDYAQFLELITDKKGNLSEDDRKTFAAKAFNVSSHYDSAIFNYFNKNQEIPTLKISETDGKVLRYGENPHQRGFFFGDFEAMFTQLHGKELSYNNLLDVDAAVNLMDEFKNDAPTFAILKHNNACGLAQRDTLHQAYVDALAGDPVSAFGGVLIANSEIDAATAEDIHNLFCEVVIAPSFSTEAETILKGKKNRILLVLKEAALAQTTVRTCLNGVLVQDRNTVTDQKENTTKATEKAPTSAELDDLIFASKICKHTKSNTIVLVKDKQLCASGTGQTSRVDALNQAIHKAQAFNFDLKGSVMASDAFFPFPDCVEIADKAGITSVIQPGGSIKDQLSIDYCNDNGVSMVFTGTRHFKH
- a CDS encoding GAF domain-containing protein — its product is MTFDTLKLQAETILSNTEKTVNQRLMQICELLEANIEHYNWVGFYFKNGDKNELKLGPYVGEPTDHTIIPFGKGICGQVALSNKNFVVPDVAAQDNYIACSITVKAEIVIPIFVNGENIGQIDIDSNTPDPFTEADERFLEFVCEKVSEII
- the xrtF gene encoding exosortase family protein XrtF — translated: MKALILKYKSVIKFILTFLVVYIVLSFGYRWYLNASEDSSYYPDYVTHQVAKQSELLLNAIGYKAEVVKHPEELSMKLIIRGKYLARVVEGCNALSVIVLFISFIVAFSGRFKTTALFLIFGSLIIYIVNVLRIVVLSIGLYHYPERSEILHVVIFPALIYGFVFVLWMLWVNKFSNIGTTK
- a CDS encoding exosortase F system-associated protein: MISKKYIGLFFLVGLLVLVRAFENELFYDPYLTFFQSDYLYIDSPRREVFKLTLYTTLRFLINTVVSLAILYVFFKDWTIIKFSVLVYGFSYVVLILLFLYFVTNPKQEDYVTFFNIRRFLIQPLLLLLLLPAFYYNRKTV
- a CDS encoding heavy-metal-associated domain-containing protein; its protein translation is MIHTYTVTGMTCNGCKASVEKHLNALPNVKNAFVDLDSAQATIEMSEPISIKELEDALPKTYLISKKPVQKGSKTSETEDDKSDLQQLKPLFLIFGYITIASILMHYKAWDWASFMLDFMGLFYIVFSFFKILDLKGFPESFKMYDPLAKAIPAYAKVYPFVELVLGLSFLMRLQIPLALIATIVILGITTFGVSKALLSKQSMQCACLGTALKLPMTKATFIENTIMIIMAILMLLKTFSL
- a CDS encoding TonB-dependent siderophore receptor, with the protein product MKKLLIIFVLLPVFMFSQNEVSGIITELDSSNEISALVGANVYWLNTNVGTVTDFNGKFSLEYKNAYSKLIVSYVGYKTDTITVNTPKYIKHILKATSALDEVNISARSKATAKSYLQSQNILTVSSDELLKAACCNLAESFETNPSIDVNFADAVTGTREIKMLGLTSPYILIATENMPSIRGASQAFGLSFIPGTWVESIQITKGAGSVVNGYESIAGQINTELVKPTTDNKFFVNAYGAANGRLELNTHFNTKVSDKWQTGLYLHGNSRHEKFDGNDDSFLDMPLAKQVNVMNRWQYTNQEKGLVSFINFKYLNDQKQTGQTNFNPETDKLTINNWGSEIDTERYEISAKLGYVNAELPWQTIGFQTAFSGHEQNSYFGLNVYDINHNSLYTNAIYNSIISDSRHKIKTGLSYTYDHYDEVVDAEAFERTENSIGAFFEYNYDSLEKLNLTAGLRVDHHNLLGTFVTPRFHLRYTAWEKGVFRASFGRGKRSANIFAENQKLFATARAINIVDSNGKIYGLNPEIAWNYGVSFLQGFRLFDRKGDVTLDYYRTDFKNQVVVDYENPQEVNFYNLKGDSYANSFQIEVNYEPFDQFDVRLAYKNYDVNTQYNSGKLEKPLTPKHRFFANVSYETQVNNNSKWKFDATFNWLGEQRFSSTRGNPLPYQLPDYSPSVGTLNTQITRVFSPKFEVYIGAENITNTKQNNPILAANDPFGSSFDTTFVYGPIFGANYYTGLRFKIK